A genomic segment from Polyangium mundeleinium encodes:
- a CDS encoding MvdC/MvdD family ATP grasp protein, with amino-acid sequence MNVLILTHQNDAPPFIERVAEEIRGRGAEPVVFHMNDFPVRATITFRQEPDGESFLFNGHAIGEGDAIWGRRYHKAVGFPEKMHPGHQRMALAESERFLQGVLAACPAFKMDVYARVRGSDHKPLHQRIFREAGIRTPRTLGTNDPAKARAFLSSCPKGAIVKMLSAEPFVKDDGKLQVVMTSEVRPETTDRLEQLRLCPMYFQERVEKAYEVRATVFGTKVFAARIDSQRFEGADVDWRNKGLAMIDQWRHHDLPKHVEDALGRYQEAVGMQYGAADFIVTPEGEHVLLEVNPAGEFFWLEANAPHHPMVAALVDVLVGVPGARREVR; translated from the coding sequence ATGAACGTCCTCATTCTCACGCACCAGAACGACGCCCCTCCCTTCATCGAGCGCGTGGCCGAAGAAATTCGCGGCCGCGGCGCCGAGCCCGTCGTCTTCCACATGAACGATTTCCCGGTGAGGGCGACGATCACGTTCCGCCAGGAGCCGGACGGCGAGTCGTTCCTGTTTAACGGTCACGCGATCGGCGAAGGCGACGCGATCTGGGGGCGCCGTTATCACAAGGCCGTCGGTTTTCCGGAGAAGATGCACCCGGGCCACCAGCGGATGGCGCTCGCGGAGTCGGAGCGGTTCCTCCAGGGCGTGCTCGCCGCCTGCCCCGCATTCAAGATGGACGTCTACGCGCGGGTCCGGGGGAGCGACCACAAGCCGCTGCACCAGCGTATCTTTCGGGAGGCCGGCATTCGAACGCCCCGCACGCTCGGCACGAACGATCCGGCCAAGGCGCGCGCGTTCCTTTCGAGTTGCCCGAAGGGCGCCATCGTGAAGATGCTGAGCGCGGAGCCATTCGTGAAGGACGACGGCAAGCTCCAGGTGGTGATGACGAGCGAGGTGCGCCCCGAGACGACCGACCGCCTCGAACAGCTCCGCCTTTGCCCGATGTATTTTCAGGAGCGCGTCGAGAAAGCATACGAGGTGCGCGCGACCGTGTTCGGCACGAAGGTCTTCGCCGCGCGCATCGACTCGCAGCGATTCGAGGGGGCCGACGTGGACTGGCGAAACAAGGGGCTCGCGATGATCGATCAGTGGCGCCACCACGACCTGCCGAAGCACGTCGAGGACGCGCTCGGCCGGTACCAGGAGGCCGTGGGAATGCAATACGGCGCGGCCGATTTCATCGTGACGCCGGAGGGCGAGCACGTGCTCCTCGAAGTGAACCCCGCCGGCGAGTTCTTCTGGCTCGAAGCGAACGCGCCGCATCACCCGATGGTCGCGGCCCTCGTCGACGTGCTCGTGGGCGTGCCGGGGGCGCGCCGCGAGGTTCGTTGA
- a CDS encoding MvdC/MvdD family ATP grasp protein, whose translation MASRIVLLLSHAREPFVTERVAEELRLRGARPYRLDTDRLFEDDTFGASLAAEDPGTVWVRGERVRPEAIWLWRAWPRIEAKGMAAAEKETVNREAHALFFGALALLEGLWVDGPERVHAAENKLLQLRLARECGLRIPDTRFTSDPDAVRALFEAHEGRVVCKLHAPLDYGMQGGRAFPTRRLRTKDLAQLDSVRRGPMIFQEEIPKALELRVAWAGGAAWTGALDGKDAGADWRFSQAGSWKPHVLDAATKANLKNLMRRLGLRQGCLDLIVTPGGETVFLEVNPTGEWGMLEAELGLPIAASIAETLLREGDEP comes from the coding sequence ATGGCCTCGCGGATCGTCCTCCTGCTCTCCCACGCGAGAGAGCCCTTCGTCACCGAGCGCGTCGCGGAGGAACTCCGCCTCCGCGGCGCGCGCCCCTATCGCCTCGATACCGATCGCCTCTTCGAGGACGATACGTTCGGCGCCTCGCTCGCCGCGGAGGACCCCGGCACGGTATGGGTCCGGGGCGAGCGCGTGCGGCCGGAGGCCATCTGGCTCTGGCGCGCGTGGCCGCGCATCGAGGCGAAAGGAATGGCGGCGGCGGAGAAGGAAACCGTGAACCGGGAGGCGCACGCCCTCTTTTTCGGGGCGCTCGCGCTCCTCGAAGGCCTTTGGGTCGACGGGCCCGAGCGCGTCCACGCCGCGGAGAACAAGCTGCTCCAGCTCCGGCTCGCGCGGGAATGCGGGCTCCGCATCCCCGACACGCGGTTCACCTCGGATCCGGACGCGGTGCGCGCGCTCTTCGAGGCGCACGAGGGGCGTGTCGTGTGCAAATTGCACGCGCCGCTCGACTACGGAATGCAAGGGGGACGCGCGTTCCCGACCCGTCGTTTGCGCACCAAGGACCTCGCGCAGCTCGACTCCGTACGACGCGGGCCGATGATCTTCCAGGAGGAGATCCCGAAGGCCCTGGAGCTGCGCGTCGCCTGGGCGGGCGGCGCGGCCTGGACCGGCGCCCTCGACGGAAAAGACGCCGGCGCTGATTGGCGCTTTTCCCAGGCAGGATCCTGGAAGCCGCACGTGCTCGACGCAGCGACGAAAGCAAACCTGAAAAACCTCATGAGGCGCCTCGGGCTCCGGCAGGGCTGCCTCGATTTGATCGTGACGCCGGGCGGCGAGACGGTGTTCCTCGAAGTGAACCCCACCGGCGAGTGGGGAATGCTCGAAGCCGAGCTTGGGCTCCCGATCGCCGCGTCGATCGCAGAAACCCTCCTCCGGGAAGGCGACGAACCATGA
- a CDS encoding microviridin/marinostatin family tricyclic proteinase inhibitor, with translation MSLPNDEENMTPLFAYLLVDDEQTQSTEMNTSGGTNPAPTYHCLDSECTKKYPSDADDCYTYKPYCDYI, from the coding sequence ATGTCCCTGCCGAACGACGAAGAAAACATGACCCCGCTCTTTGCCTACCTGCTCGTCGACGACGAGCAGACGCAGTCGACCGAGATGAACACGAGCGGCGGGACCAATCCTGCCCCGACGTACCATTGCCTCGACAGCGAGTGCACCAAGAAGTACCCGTCCGACGCGGACGATTGCTACACGTACAAGCCGTACTGCGATTACATCTGA
- a CDS encoding ABC transporter ATP-binding protein, protein MHESPASSLRSRLLRTVTLAWRASPFALVAMVLAALLAGAAPTGMAWYARRVLDGVARGERQVVLVGIVAEAVLLFLTYVAGGLNQFATARLRLTLGFLLQRAILEKAIAVPYACFEDAGFYDALTRARREAVGRPVALLAGFFAMVQAFAVLAGSAALLFRFSPLCTLAILLAALPSFFTETRFATAIFRLQNRRATEAREQAYLEQVLTRDDHAKEVRLFGTGPTFLERARRVFSLVFEEDQALARRRLLVGLGADLVALALFYAVYVSVAFRALAGALTVGDLGLALVTFKQGDGALKQALGGLRGLYMDQQYLGNLYGFLDRPVPAKRPLLPASRVREEKEQGLRFENVGFTYPGAKRPALLGVDFFLAPGKKLALVGENGSGKSTILKLVAGLYEPTEGRIFLDGRDLSAWDPEALRARLAVVFQDFVRYQLPVRDNVAPRAAEDAVPDELITRALARSEAGPIVRKLAQGLDQRLGKWFPGGVELSGGEWQKLALARAFLREQADLLLFDEPTAAIDPAAEAALFARVRSETEGRMAILVSHRFSTVRLADEILVMEGGRVAERGDHDALLGAEGRYAALFRLQAAGYR, encoded by the coding sequence GTGCACGAGTCCCCCGCGTCCTCCCTTCGATCCCGGCTTTTGCGCACGGTCACGCTCGCGTGGCGCGCGAGCCCCTTCGCCCTCGTGGCCATGGTGCTCGCCGCCCTCCTCGCCGGCGCCGCGCCAACCGGCATGGCCTGGTACGCCCGGCGTGTCCTCGACGGCGTCGCCCGCGGCGAAAGGCAGGTCGTGCTCGTCGGTATCGTCGCGGAGGCCGTGCTCCTCTTCCTCACGTACGTCGCCGGGGGCCTGAACCAGTTCGCGACCGCGCGCCTGCGCCTCACGCTCGGCTTCCTTCTTCAGCGGGCGATCCTCGAAAAGGCGATCGCCGTTCCTTATGCCTGCTTCGAGGACGCCGGCTTTTACGACGCGCTCACGCGGGCGCGGCGCGAGGCCGTCGGTCGTCCGGTGGCGCTGCTCGCCGGTTTTTTCGCGATGGTCCAAGCCTTCGCGGTCCTCGCTGGCTCCGCGGCGCTCCTCTTTCGATTCTCGCCGCTCTGCACGCTCGCGATCCTCCTCGCCGCGCTGCCGAGCTTTTTCACGGAGACCCGCTTCGCGACCGCGATCTTCCGCCTCCAGAATCGACGGGCCACCGAGGCGCGGGAGCAAGCCTATCTGGAGCAGGTCCTCACCCGCGACGATCATGCAAAGGAGGTGCGCCTCTTCGGCACGGGACCGACGTTCCTCGAACGCGCGCGGCGGGTCTTTTCGCTCGTATTCGAGGAGGACCAGGCGCTCGCGCGAAGGCGGCTCCTCGTGGGTCTCGGCGCGGACCTTGTCGCGCTGGCTCTCTTTTATGCGGTCTACGTCTCCGTGGCGTTTCGAGCCCTCGCGGGCGCGCTCACCGTCGGGGATCTCGGCCTCGCGCTCGTCACGTTCAAGCAGGGGGACGGCGCGCTGAAGCAGGCGCTCGGGGGCTTGCGAGGGCTCTACATGGACCAGCAGTACCTCGGAAACCTGTATGGGTTTCTCGATCGGCCGGTCCCCGCGAAGAGGCCGCTCCTTCCCGCTTCCCGCGTGCGGGAAGAAAAAGAACAAGGGCTCCGCTTCGAGAACGTCGGCTTCACGTACCCGGGCGCGAAGCGCCCTGCGCTCCTCGGCGTCGACTTTTTCCTCGCCCCGGGAAAAAAGCTCGCGCTCGTCGGCGAGAATGGCTCCGGCAAGTCGACGATCTTGAAGCTCGTCGCCGGCCTTTACGAGCCCACCGAGGGGCGTATTTTCCTCGATGGGCGGGATCTCTCCGCCTGGGATCCCGAGGCCCTCCGCGCGCGGCTCGCCGTGGTGTTCCAGGACTTCGTCCGGTACCAGCTCCCGGTCCGAGACAACGTGGCCCCGCGCGCCGCCGAGGATGCGGTGCCGGACGAGCTGATCACGCGCGCGCTCGCGCGCAGCGAGGCAGGCCCGATCGTCCGAAAGCTCGCGCAGGGCCTCGATCAGCGGCTCGGCAAATGGTTCCCCGGCGGCGTCGAGCTCTCCGGCGGCGAATGGCAAAAGCTCGCCCTCGCGCGGGCCTTCCTCCGCGAACAAGCCGACCTGCTCCTCTTCGACGAGCCGACCGCGGCCATCGATCCCGCGGCGGAGGCGGCGCTCTTCGCGCGGGTCCGGTCCGAGACGGAGGGGCGTATGGCGATCCTCGTGTCCCATCGATTCTCCACGGTGCGGCTCGCCGACGAGATCCTCGTGATGGAGGGCGGGCGCGTCGCCGAGCGTGGCGACCACGACGCGCTCCTCGGCGCGGAGGGGCGTTATGCGGCCCTCTTCCGTCTCCAGGCGGCTGGTTATCGTTGA
- a CDS encoding C1 family peptidase, which produces MNSFNFTQADGSSRAVVGYRYAPPKAAAKRYVAGRGNVSRLPPKVDLRPFMSPIEDQSDTNSCAANATAGAYEYLVKRHLGEDAYDVSRLFIYYNGRYVDEPENIEDEGSYLQSVIAGLKEYGACSEETWAFDPEVVNDEPSEEAYEEAKQFLIEDTELVPTDLEAWKTALAEGHPIIFGVKLFSSFDKHKKAGLVPVPTPRETGRESHGGHAMLCVGYSDPDQVFIVRNSWGPEWGDKGYCYIPYRYLMNEDYNFGDSWIIKRIDVLPPDEETWSDDDESVLEDVAGVLAQLDEEEYTSLLDRMGDVPLDVRLSLLFLRAAGADGDLADSEIEATAEHILPVLEQLGSRQSAEKVLRNALRRLDDERLVEETVEILGEVFSQEVLASIASELQEIVGSDDDVSEEEQAFVDSVVEHWQIEPAEDEGDEDEEEEEEDEDEDEEGDEDEEEEEDEGDEDEEEEDDEEEEEDDEEEEEDE; this is translated from the coding sequence ATGAATTCGTTCAATTTCACGCAAGCCGACGGCTCGTCACGGGCCGTCGTCGGATATCGGTATGCGCCGCCCAAGGCCGCTGCGAAGCGTTACGTCGCCGGCCGTGGCAATGTCTCGCGGCTCCCCCCCAAGGTCGACCTGCGGCCTTTCATGTCACCGATCGAGGACCAGAGTGACACGAATAGCTGCGCCGCCAACGCGACGGCGGGCGCCTACGAGTACCTCGTCAAGCGCCACCTCGGCGAAGACGCCTACGACGTCAGCCGCCTCTTCATCTATTACAATGGCCGTTACGTCGACGAGCCGGAGAACATCGAGGACGAGGGCAGCTACCTGCAATCCGTCATCGCGGGCCTCAAGGAGTACGGCGCGTGCTCGGAGGAGACCTGGGCCTTCGACCCCGAGGTCGTGAACGATGAGCCCTCGGAGGAAGCGTACGAGGAGGCCAAGCAGTTCCTCATCGAGGACACCGAGCTCGTCCCGACGGACCTCGAGGCCTGGAAAACGGCGCTCGCGGAGGGCCACCCGATCATCTTCGGGGTCAAGCTCTTCTCCTCGTTCGACAAGCACAAGAAGGCGGGCCTCGTGCCGGTCCCGACCCCGCGCGAGACCGGGCGCGAGAGCCATGGCGGCCACGCGATGCTTTGCGTCGGTTACTCGGATCCGGACCAGGTCTTCATCGTCCGCAACTCCTGGGGGCCGGAGTGGGGCGACAAGGGGTATTGTTACATCCCTTATCGGTACCTCATGAACGAGGACTACAACTTCGGCGATTCGTGGATCATCAAGCGCATCGACGTGCTCCCGCCCGACGAGGAGACCTGGTCCGACGATGACGAGTCCGTGCTGGAGGACGTGGCCGGCGTCCTTGCCCAGCTCGACGAGGAAGAATACACGAGCCTCCTCGATCGAATGGGCGACGTCCCGCTCGACGTGCGGCTCTCGCTCCTGTTCTTGCGCGCGGCGGGCGCGGACGGGGACCTCGCGGATAGCGAGATCGAGGCCACGGCCGAGCACATCCTGCCCGTGCTGGAGCAGCTCGGCTCGCGGCAAAGCGCGGAGAAAGTGCTCCGCAATGCGCTGCGCCGCCTCGACGACGAGCGGCTCGTCGAGGAGACCGTCGAGATCCTCGGCGAGGTGTTCTCGCAGGAAGTGCTCGCCTCGATTGCGTCCGAGCTCCAGGAAATCGTCGGCTCGGACGACGACGTCTCCGAGGAGGAGCAGGCCTTCGTCGATTCCGTCGTCGAGCACTGGCAGATCGAGCCCGCGGAGGACGAGGGCGACGAGGACGAAGAAGAGGAAGAAGAGGACGAGGACGAGGACGAGGAAGGCGACGAGGACGAAGAGGAAGAAGAGGACGAGGGCGACGAGGACGAAGAAGAGGAAGACGACGAAGAGGAAGAGGAAGACGACGAAGAGGAAGAGGAAGACGAGTAG
- a CDS encoding TetR/AcrR family transcriptional regulator has translation MARQLNEQVRERVFRAAEEVFAQAGYQGATMAAIATRAGVSTGNIYRYFEHKDALFYAVLPDEFVAQFLRLTRRRVQALVRAPAPTELDAGAEERGEELLRFWIEHRFKVITLLDRAQGSRHEGFAEAFVRELMRPSLAKLRKDAPQRRVSPIARFVLQSIFRNTVRTIVSILESHDDEAQIRRAFQGFWSYQLAGLSGFAKWVQS, from the coding sequence GTGGCAAGACAGCTCAACGAACAGGTGCGCGAGCGGGTGTTTCGCGCGGCCGAGGAGGTGTTTGCTCAGGCCGGGTACCAGGGCGCGACGATGGCGGCCATCGCCACACGCGCCGGGGTCTCGACGGGCAACATCTATCGGTATTTCGAGCACAAGGACGCGCTGTTCTACGCGGTGCTCCCGGACGAATTCGTGGCGCAATTCCTCCGGCTCACGCGCAGGCGCGTGCAAGCGCTCGTGCGCGCGCCCGCGCCCACGGAGCTCGACGCGGGCGCGGAGGAGCGCGGCGAGGAGCTGCTCCGTTTCTGGATCGAGCATCGCTTCAAGGTCATCACGCTCCTCGATCGGGCCCAGGGATCACGGCACGAGGGGTTCGCCGAGGCGTTCGTGCGGGAGCTCATGCGCCCCTCGCTCGCCAAGCTCCGCAAAGACGCGCCGCAGAGGCGCGTGAGCCCCATCGCGCGTTTCGTGCTCCAGAGCATCTTCCGCAACACGGTCCGCACGATCGTGTCGATCCTCGAATCCCACGACGACGAGGCGCAGATCCGCAGGGCCTTTCAAGGGTTCTGGAGTTATCAGCTTGCCGGCCTGTCCGGCTTTGCCAAATGGGTGCAATCATGA
- a CDS encoding amidase produces the protein MSQDLWELDAVGQAALVQSGEVSALDLVDAAIARIEKLEPVVHAIASVDFDAARQKARSRPTGPLGGVPFLVKDLLAYPGHKLTMGSRLFREHVAPAGSPYTERFDAAGLVTLGKTTTSEFGLLGSTETLLAGITRNPWDLAKSATGSSGGAAAAVASGMVPMAHASDGGGSIRIPASACGLFGFKPGRRRCVSTGYVDAFELLIEHCVSRSVRDSALLLSLTEDSSAKPAVGYVDRPLDRSLRIGVYTTTLLGRAPDPDVMRSLSQTMRLCADLGHEVVEAPPPPVEGAPLSDAFFTLAGSGIHDLARTMEGMLGRPLGEDDLEPFTLALIHHVRSLPEGARARAEAAFAHASARMLAYMASYDVLLCPTLPVAPYDLGTLAPGLDRELLLRRTEVLAGYTPIYSIAGVPAMSVPLGSSESGLPLGSHFAAKLGQEATLLGLAYQLEEAAPWRHRWPAVTRAAREGSASPGPC, from the coding sequence ATGAGCCAAGATCTATGGGAGCTCGACGCGGTCGGGCAGGCGGCCCTCGTGCAATCCGGCGAGGTGAGCGCGCTCGATCTCGTGGACGCGGCCATCGCGCGTATCGAAAAGCTCGAACCCGTGGTCCATGCGATTGCGAGCGTGGACTTCGACGCGGCCCGGCAGAAGGCCCGATCGCGGCCGACCGGGCCGCTCGGCGGCGTGCCGTTCCTCGTCAAGGACCTGCTCGCGTATCCCGGGCACAAGCTCACGATGGGCTCGCGGCTCTTCCGCGAGCACGTCGCGCCGGCCGGATCACCTTATACCGAGCGGTTCGACGCCGCGGGGCTCGTCACGCTCGGAAAAACCACGACGAGCGAGTTTGGTCTTCTCGGCAGCACAGAGACGCTTCTCGCCGGGATCACCCGCAATCCGTGGGATCTCGCGAAATCGGCGACGGGCTCGTCCGGCGGCGCCGCGGCCGCAGTCGCGAGCGGGATGGTTCCGATGGCGCACGCGAGCGACGGCGGAGGATCGATCCGCATCCCCGCGTCCGCGTGTGGCCTCTTCGGCTTCAAGCCGGGGCGCCGGCGGTGTGTGTCGACGGGATACGTCGATGCCTTCGAGCTCCTCATCGAGCATTGCGTGAGCCGGAGCGTGCGCGACAGCGCGCTCTTGTTGTCGCTGACGGAGGATTCGAGCGCAAAACCCGCGGTTGGATACGTGGATCGCCCGCTCGATCGAAGCTTGCGTATCGGCGTGTACACGACGACGCTCCTCGGCCGGGCGCCCGATCCCGACGTGATGCGTTCGCTTTCGCAGACGATGCGGCTCTGCGCCGACCTCGGGCACGAGGTGGTGGAAGCGCCGCCGCCGCCCGTCGAGGGCGCGCCGCTCTCCGACGCGTTTTTCACGCTGGCCGGCAGCGGAATCCACGACCTCGCCCGCACCATGGAGGGCATGCTCGGTCGACCCCTCGGCGAGGACGATCTCGAGCCCTTCACCCTCGCGCTGATCCACCATGTTCGTAGTTTGCCCGAGGGCGCCCGGGCGCGCGCGGAGGCCGCGTTTGCCCACGCGTCCGCGCGAATGCTCGCCTACATGGCGAGCTACGACGTCCTCTTGTGCCCGACCCTCCCCGTGGCGCCGTACGACCTCGGCACGCTCGCGCCGGGGCTCGATCGCGAGCTCCTCCTGCGCCGCACGGAGGTGCTCGCGGGGTACACGCCCATCTACAGCATCGCGGGTGTGCCGGCCATGTCCGTGCCGCTCGGCTCCTCGGAATCGGGTTTGCCGCTCGGCAGCCATTTCGCAGCGAAGCTCGGCCAGGAGGCGACCCTGCTCGGCCTCGCCTATCAGCTCGAAGAGGCCGCCCCGTGGCGGCATCGCTGGCCTGCCGTGACGCGCGCTGCGCGGGAGGGGAGCGCGTCACCCGGGCCGTGCTAG
- a CDS encoding 2OG-Fe dioxygenase family protein, with the protein MPPAEFEPPITAPSDIVEVVRRQGFAVASSSFLHGLAGASRVDFPALAAEWDDMPLDPYLKDGGRYRRRRHASFLVDETSCQIVPHRAHFQPLQYNALHGGMERWFEPMRRPLIEQPFWSTLLTGLGRVCSDIARPAPWYVEAHQFRIDTSEGIGRPTPEGAHRDGVDFVVLFLIARQGIRGGETRVFDARGPQGIRFTLTEPWSFLLLDDERVIHESTPIQPLLGGESGALPYGHRDTLVLTYRRNGFQDR; encoded by the coding sequence ATGCCGCCTGCCGAGTTCGAACCGCCGATCACCGCGCCTTCCGACATCGTGGAAGTGGTGCGCCGGCAGGGGTTCGCCGTCGCGAGCTCGTCCTTTCTTCACGGCCTCGCCGGCGCGTCGCGCGTTGACTTCCCCGCGCTCGCCGCGGAATGGGACGACATGCCGCTCGACCCGTACCTCAAGGACGGCGGGCGCTACCGGCGGCGCCGGCATGCCTCGTTTCTCGTCGACGAAACCTCCTGCCAGATCGTCCCGCACCGCGCGCACTTTCAGCCCCTGCAATACAATGCGCTCCACGGCGGCATGGAGCGCTGGTTCGAGCCGATGCGGCGACCCTTGATCGAGCAGCCGTTCTGGTCGACCTTGCTCACGGGGCTCGGGCGGGTCTGCTCCGACATCGCTCGCCCGGCGCCCTGGTACGTCGAGGCACACCAGTTTCGCATCGACACGAGCGAGGGAATCGGGCGGCCCACGCCGGAGGGGGCGCATCGCGACGGCGTCGACTTCGTCGTGTTGTTCCTGATCGCGCGCCAGGGGATTCGCGGCGGCGAGACCCGCGTCTTCGACGCGCGTGGCCCGCAGGGGATCCGCTTCACGCTCACCGAGCCCTGGTCGTTCCTCTTGCTCGACGACGAACGCGTGATCCACGAGTCCACGCCGATCCAGCCGCTCCTCGGCGGAGAATCGGGGGCGCTGCCGTACGGACATCGTGATACGTTGGTCCTCACGTACCGCAGAAATGGGTTTCAGGACCGGTGA
- a CDS encoding AraC family transcriptional regulator: MGAGHATGDLPAAYALHLVDLAARWGVAPDALLSGLGLTRESLTNPAARISLETTGTLVKRAMKLTGEPGLAFFMGLQMRLSSHGYLGFAAMTAGTIRQAIELAIRFVPTRTTALAFHLHVEGETASLVFEERAPLGEAREFILGALMMGIARIARDITKKELVGDADLAFEAPPHFERFAHLAPGKVRFGQPSNRIIFASSVLDLPLDMADPVAMQLAREQCEREMQALGQDDRTAAKVRELLPLPEGYRSLEEIAQHLGVSPRTLKRRLADADTSYSDILDELRQERAMLLLRDESLSREQIAERLGYSDAANFARAFRRWTGRTPGMLRKP; the protein is encoded by the coding sequence ATGGGCGCGGGACACGCAACGGGAGATCTACCGGCGGCTTATGCGCTGCACCTGGTCGATCTCGCGGCGCGGTGGGGCGTCGCGCCCGACGCGCTGCTCTCCGGGCTCGGGCTCACGCGTGAATCCCTGACGAACCCGGCGGCTCGGATTTCCCTGGAGACCACGGGCACGCTCGTCAAGCGGGCGATGAAGCTCACCGGGGAGCCGGGGCTCGCGTTTTTCATGGGCCTCCAGATGCGCCTCTCGTCACACGGGTATCTCGGCTTCGCCGCCATGACGGCCGGGACGATCCGCCAGGCGATCGAGCTTGCCATTCGTTTCGTGCCGACGCGGACGACGGCGCTCGCGTTTCACCTGCACGTCGAGGGGGAGACGGCGTCCCTCGTCTTCGAGGAGCGCGCCCCCCTCGGCGAGGCGCGGGAGTTCATCCTCGGCGCGCTCATGATGGGCATTGCCCGGATCGCCCGGGACATCACGAAAAAGGAGCTCGTGGGGGACGCGGATCTCGCGTTCGAGGCGCCGCCCCATTTCGAGCGGTTCGCGCACCTCGCGCCGGGCAAGGTTCGTTTTGGGCAGCCCTCGAACCGCATCATCTTCGCCTCCTCGGTCCTCGATTTGCCCCTCGACATGGCCGATCCCGTGGCGATGCAGCTCGCGCGCGAGCAATGCGAGCGGGAAATGCAGGCCCTCGGCCAGGACGATCGGACGGCGGCCAAGGTCCGCGAGCTCTTGCCGCTGCCGGAAGGTTATCGCTCGCTCGAAGAGATCGCGCAGCACCTCGGCGTCTCGCCGCGCACGCTGAAGCGGCGCCTCGCGGATGCGGACACCTCCTATTCCGACATCCTCGACGAGCTCCGGCAGGAGCGCGCCATGCTCCTCCTCCGGGACGAGAGCCTCTCGCGCGAGCAAATCGCCGAGCGGCTCGGCTACTCCGACGCCGCGAACTTCGCGCGCGCCTTTCGGCGCTGGACCGGCCGAACCCCCGGCATGCTCCGCAAACCCTGA
- a CDS encoding metal-dependent hydrolase, translated as MSVSPTIEVRNLRFETDERIPRYWHGGRRAVTLFFDNLSIFFPAGERFFIAAVKAHRDRVQDPKLLAEVRAFVTQEGIHGREHDRYNEMLRKEGYPIDAMEKRVERILRRATKFLPPRWRLAVTCNLEHFTALMGHFILGDPRLLEGAHPEMAALWRWHAAEENEHKAVAFDVYLASGGHAFERCALMLPTTLIFWGKVLEHQARLMHENGILFSAREWISLVDFLFFRPGGMFKLFLHYLDYYRPGFHPWDMDNRDELEQWKASYRAAASP; from the coding sequence ATGTCCGTTTCCCCGACGATCGAGGTTCGAAACCTCCGGTTCGAGACCGACGAGCGGATCCCGCGTTATTGGCACGGAGGGCGGCGGGCCGTCACCCTCTTCTTCGACAACCTCTCCATCTTCTTCCCGGCGGGCGAGCGATTCTTCATCGCGGCCGTGAAGGCCCATCGGGACAGGGTGCAAGACCCGAAGCTGCTCGCGGAGGTGAGAGCCTTCGTCACGCAGGAGGGCATTCACGGCCGCGAGCACGACCGGTACAACGAGATGCTGCGCAAGGAGGGGTATCCGATCGACGCGATGGAGAAGCGGGTCGAGCGTATCCTCCGCCGCGCGACGAAGTTTTTGCCCCCGCGCTGGCGCCTCGCCGTGACGTGCAACCTGGAGCATTTCACCGCGCTGATGGGGCATTTCATCCTGGGGGATCCGCGGCTGCTCGAAGGAGCGCACCCGGAGATGGCCGCGCTCTGGCGCTGGCACGCCGCCGAGGAGAACGAGCACAAGGCCGTCGCGTTCGACGTCTACCTCGCGTCAGGCGGTCATGCCTTCGAGCGATGCGCGCTGATGCTCCCGACGACCCTGATCTTCTGGGGGAAGGTGCTCGAGCACCAGGCGCGGCTCATGCACGAAAACGGGATTCTCTTCTCGGCGCGGGAATGGATCTCGCTCGTCGACTTCCTCTTCTTCCGCCCGGGTGGCATGTTCAAGCTCTTCCTGCACTACCTCGATTATTACCGGCCCGGCTTCCATCCCTGGGACATGGACAACAGGGACGAGCTCGAACAGTGGAAGGCCTCGTATCGAGCCGCGGCGTCGCCGTAA
- a CDS encoding MXAN_0125 family MYXO-CTERM protein: MKLLAFAIPFAVALALAPRAAHAGCPQAAEDGCNAVIKIEAVLEGAPACARVDRVEPENGCVCHGTVTVVNDCTYDIVTTDFAFGSDDALLLPGETGFLDVEGKEPGVHHEELNLQGQGQLFKLMLDYTVERRVLETGCSVSGADRPGLGAVGLGLAALLFARRRRGR, from the coding sequence ATGAAATTGCTTGCTTTTGCCATTCCCTTCGCCGTTGCCCTCGCCCTCGCCCCGCGCGCCGCGCATGCCGGATGCCCGCAGGCGGCAGAAGACGGGTGCAACGCCGTCATCAAGATCGAGGCCGTCCTCGAGGGCGCGCCCGCCTGCGCGCGTGTCGACCGGGTCGAGCCCGAGAACGGCTGCGTTTGTCACGGCACGGTCACCGTCGTGAACGATTGCACCTACGACATCGTGACCACGGATTTTGCGTTCGGCAGCGACGATGCCCTGCTCCTCCCCGGCGAGACGGGTTTCCTCGACGTCGAGGGCAAGGAGCCCGGCGTCCACCACGAGGAGCTCAACCTCCAGGGCCAAGGGCAGCTCTTCAAGCTCATGCTCGATTACACCGTCGAGCGCCGCGTGCTCGAGACCGGTTGCAGCGTGTCCGGCGCCGATCGGCCGGGCCTCGGGGCCGTGGGCCTGGGCCTCGCCGCGCTTCTCTTTGCCCGCCGCCGCCGGGGTCGTTGA